The DNA window ATTTAGAACTTACTCGTATTGTAGGTCAACCTTTATTTGATTTAAGTCGTATGGCTACTGGTCAACAAGCAGAATGGTTTTTAGTTAAAGAAGCCTATTGGGATGATGAAGTAGTTCCAAATAAACCTGGTGGTGCTAATTTTGCTGTAAGACAAGCTGAAGAGGATAATGAGGGGGGATATGTAAAAGAGCCTGAAAAAGGTTTACATGAAAATTTAGTTCAGTTTGATTTTAGAAGCCTATATCCAAGTATTATCATTTCTAAAAATATTTCTCCAGATGTAATCGAATTTGGTGAAGTAGAAAATATTGGGGATTATAATATCGCTCCAGAACATGATTTTAAGTTTAAAAAAGAGCCTAAAGGTTTTATTCCTTCAGTTATTGCTAAAATTTTAAATGAGCGTTTCAAGATTAAAAAACAGATGAAAGCATCAACTGATGAAACTGAGAAAAAATCATTAGATGTACAGCAGCAAGCAATAAAAAGATTGGCAAATACTATGTATGGAATTTATGGTTTTCCAAGATTTAGATGGTATTCCTTTGAATGTGCTAAAGCTATTACTGCATGGGGAAGGCAATATATTAAAAAATCTATAAAAGAAGCAGAAAATTTCGGTTTTTATGCAATATACGCTGATACTGATGGGTTCTATGCAAAATATAAAAAAAGTAATGAAGAATAATTAATTTATTCTTCTAAATAGGAATCAATATCGATTTCTAAATCAGAACAGATTTCTTTTAATTGTTCATATAATTTTTCATCGATTTCCATTCCATTAGCTTCAGCTTCAGCTATTCTTTTGACTTCTAAATCACCTGGAACAAAGGTGTCTCCTGTGTCTCTTACTTCTTGACAAAATGCTTCAGTTTGTTCTTTGAATGTTTCTGGGTCAACAAATTTAGAAGGATCAATAGCTAAGTATAAATCTCCTTTTGTACAGTCTTTAGTAGGGTCTGCAGTACCAGTAACTTCTTTACCCCATGCTGCACTTACTAATGGTCCAGTTAATAATTCAATCATAAATGCTAATCCATATCCTTTATGTGCACCAAATGGTAAGATGGATCCTTTTAATCCTTCATCAGGATCAGTGGTTGGGTTTCCGTCAGCATCTAATGCCCATCCTTCTGGGATTGAATTTCCTTTTCTTCTTGCTTCTAATAATTTTCCACGTGCAGTAGCAGAAGTTGCCATATCAAGAGCGATGTAAGTATCTGATGGAATACCAATAGCTATTGGGTTAGTACCTAAGAGTGCTTTACTTGCACCTAATGGTGCGATTGCAGGTTCAGTATTTGCAATTACAAGACCAATAACTCCATCTCTAATAGCTAAATCAGAATAAAATCCAGTTACACCAAAGTGGTTTGAGTTATGTACACCTACACATCCTACACCTATTTCTTTAGCTTTTTTAATAGCTAATTTCATAGCTTTGTAAGATACTGCTTGTCCAAATCCACTGTTACCGTTAATTAAAGCTATTGCAGGAGTTTCTTTTTCAATAGTTATGTTATCTTCTAAATTGATAGTTCCTGCTTCAATACTTTTTAAGTATTGTGGGAATCTTCCAAGTCCATGGGAAGTAAATCCTTTTAAGTCTGCATCAATAGTTGCTTCAGCTACTAATTCGCAGTCTTCTTCACTTGCACCTAATTTTTTCAATATTTCTTTTACAAGGCTTATTTCATTATCTTTTGTAATTTTCATTTTGCTCTCTCCTAATATTCAACTTCAGTTCCTTCAAAGGTTTTAACTACAATTTTATCTTCTTCAATTACTTTACCAATTATTTGACAATTGCAATATTCTTTTAAAGTTTCCATTATTTTGTCAGCTTCTTCCTCTTCAGTTATTACAACAAAACCTACTCCCATGTTGAAAACTTTGTACATTTCTTTTAAAGGAACATTTTGTTCATAAATAAGTTTAAAAATTTCAGGGACTTCTGGAAGATCGTTTATTTCATAACCTACGTTCTTTTTTAATCTTTTAAGGTTAGTGAATCCTCCGCCAGTAATATGTGCTAAACCATTGATTTTGTAATTTTCTTTAAATAATCTAACAATTGGTTCAACATATAATGTAGTTGGTCTAAGTAATTCTTCACCGATGGTTGTGTCACCATTTGGCATTTTATCATCAATAGCATATCCTGCATCATCAAATAATGCTTTTCTTGCTAAACTGTATCCATTACTGTGAATACCATTACTTTCAATACCAATCAAGACATTTCCAGGAGTTATATCCTCACCAGTGATTATTTTATCAACATCAACGAAACCAATTCCAGTTCCAGCAATATCGAAATCTTTAATGATTCCTGGTAATGATGCTGTTTCTCCACCAATAATAGCTATTTTAGATTCAATAGCTCCTTTAACTAATCCTTCAGCGATTTCACTAGCCATTTCAGGGTTTGGTTCTTCAACAGCAAGATAATCTACTAAAGCAATTGGTTCTGCACCGACACAAAGTATATCGTTAACAACCATAGCTATACAATCAATACCGACTGTATCAAATTTATTCATCATTTTGGCAATTAATATTTTACTACCTACTCCATCAGTACTCATTGCAATAGCTTTATCACCTAATCTTACAAGAGCAGCATAATGGCCACTATCTGTGATTATATCTCTATATTTAAGAGTTGATTTGAGTTTGGATGCTAACTTGTCAACAGTAACAGCCTCAAGGTCTATATCAACACCGGATTCTGAATATGTAACCATCTCATCACCTATTTTTTAATTAAATGTAAATAGTTTGATTATTTTTTTTAAAGTATAACATTATATAATATGTTTAGATTCCTATTTAATTATTTGTTATTTTTATTGAATTCTCACACAATCTAAATTAAGTGGTGTTTTTGTTTCAATTTTATAACTTCTATGTACACTTGATGCTAAGTCAACAGTTTTATATGGATCTCCGTGGCAGGTAATGACTTTTTCAGGTCTTGGATTTAACCTTTTAACGTAATCCATTAATTGGCGTCTGTTAGAGTGACCACTAAATCCATTAATGGTTTTAATTTCCATTTTAACATTGAATACTTTTGTTTTTCCATCTTCTTCAAGAGGAACTTCTTTCCATCCTTTTTGTATTCTTCTTCCGAGAGATCCTTCAGATTGATATCCTACAAATATTAAGGTGTTTCTTTCATCTTCACATAACCATTTGAAGTATTCAACTGAATTACCTCCAGTTAACATACCTGATGTTGAAAGAATGATTGCTGGTTGTTTACTTTCAACAAGTTCTTTTCTTTGGTCTAAACTTTGAACTTTAAGGAACATATCTGAGATAAATGGATTTCTGCCCATATGGAATATTTGATCTCTTAAATCTTTACTTAAATATTCAGGTCTTGCAGTATGGATAGCTGTTGCTTCCCAAATCATACCATCAATGTATATAGGTACCTCTTCAATCATTCCATGACGCATATATTCTTCAAGTACAACCATAAGCTCTTGTGCTCTTCCTACAGCAAATACTGGAACTAAAACTTTTCCACCACGTTTAAGTGTTTTATATATAGTTTTCATCATTTCTTTTTCAGCAGAGTTTCTAGATGGTTGCACATCTTCTCTTCCACCATAAGTACTTTCCATAATCACAGTTTCAGAACGTGGGAATCTGGTGGTAGCAGGTTCAAGTAATCTACTTCTTTCATACTTGAAATCTCCAGTATAAACTAAGTTATGAGCTCCGTCACCAATATGCATATGGGACATAGCTGAACCAAGGATATGTCCTGCATTATGTAAAGTTAATCTAATGTCTGGAGATATGTCAGTTACTTCTCCATAATCTAATGTAATTGTGTTTTTAATAGCTTTTTGAACATGTTTTACATTAAATGGTAATGGATTTCCTTCTCTGTGAGCAATATCAATATGATCTAATTGTAATAAAGTCATTAAATCTCTTGTTGGTGTTGTACAGTATACAGGTCCTTCATAACCATAATGATATAAGTATGGTAAGAATCCACAATGGTCTAAGTGAGCATGTGAAATAATAACTGCATCTAATTCTTCAATTGAGAATTCTGGAACATTTAAATAAGGAAAAGCATTTTTATTATCTGTTGCAGCAACGTTAACTCCACAATCTAATAATACTCTACTATTTGGAGTTTGTAAAAGCATGGAGGAACGTCCTACTTCTTTAAATCCTCCCATGGATGTTACTCTTGCCCAATCATTAGGATATTTACTTCCTTGATGGATTTGTTTTCCAAGTCTTTGTAACATCTTTTTACGGTCTTTGCTACTATTTTTTAATATTCCTCTGATTTTTCCAATTATTTCAGAACTAATTGGTGGTGTTCTCAATATTTTTGGAGCCCACCCTGTATTTTTAACAATATTTCTAGATGTTGCACCAAATTTACCAATTACAAGTCCTGGTTTTTTAGCAGTAATAACAACTTCTCCTGTTACAGTGTCAAAATAGATATCAGTAATTTCAGCACCATCAGGAACGATTTCATGAACTTTTTCAATAGTCTTTTCAGGACTTAATAATACGCTTTTATCTGAACGAATGATAATTCTTTTTCTTAAATCTTTAGCTAATGTTCTTATAAGATCGCCATTTTCAGTTATGATTTCTGGGTTTTTAGTGTAAATTACCACTTCTGGACCCTCGAATTCAACTTTTGAGACTTGGGTTTCAGCAGGTAATTTTCCTATTATCGCCTTTTTAATATCTTCTAAAATCTCTGAAGTCATATAATCCCTTCAAAAAAAGTGAGATGTGTAAAAATAGGTCATGAAAAGCTTTTAATAGCTATAATTAGTTTATAACGCCATAACTCTATTTACACAATTATATAAAAAAATAGTTAGTTATGAAAATTAGTTTCCTTATATTTTTTCTAGAATATCATTAACTTTTTCATTATCTAACATTTCGTAGCCGTTTTCATCTACTTTAGCAACTAAAAATCCATTTCCGGAGTAAGTGTCACGTTCAGCAGCAGCTTTGATTGCTCTTACAGCTACTTCTAATCCTTCTTCAACAGTTATTTCATCATGGAATCTATCTTCAAGCACTCCATATGCAGTAATTGATCCTGAACCAGTTGATATGTATGTATCTTTGATCATACCTCCTGCTGGGTCTAAGGAGTAAATAGAAGGTCCTTCATCATCAACACCACCAAGTAAAGTTTGGACATATGCTGGTCCAGAACGTAAAATATTTGCTGTTAATGATGCAGCAGCTTTAATACTAATCTTATCGTTGTTTCTTAATTGGTAAAGTGATACTTCAGCCTCAATTATTTTCATTAAGTTTTGAGCATCTCCAACAGAACCTGCGATTGTAGTTACAATATGATCATCAATTTTAAATATTTTTTCAGCTACTTTATGAGCTACTAAGTTTCCCATAGTTGCTCTTCTTTCACTTGCAAATACAACACCGTCCTTACATGTAATACCTACGGTTGTTGTTCCTTCTAAAATTTTATCTTTCATTTATAACACCTCTTATAAGTATTCAAAATAATATTATTTCAACTACTTCATAGGTTAATATAATAAAAATAATTAATACATTACTATAATTAATATTTATTAAAATCAGAATCAAATAATTAGTATAAACTAACTAATAATCATTATTGTATATTTATATATATAAATCTTTCTTATTTTCTTTTAGGTGTTAATATGAAATGGAAAAAAATTGGGGATATTCTTGTTGTAGATGATAAATTCGGTGATAAATCCTTAGAAGAGTTAAAATCTATAGCTAACAAGGAAAAAGTAGAATCTATAATCGAAATTGACAATATTTATGGTGTTAAAAGGGAACCTCATTATAAATTTCTTTTGGGCAGTAAAAGTGAAACTATTAATAAAGAAAATGGTTGTTACTTTAAGTTGGATTTAACTAAAGTAATGTGGTCTAAAGGCAATGTTAACGAAAGAATAAGAATAGCAAACCTTGTTGAAGATGATGAAACAATAATTGATATGTTTGCAGGTATAGGCTACTTTTCAATCCCAATAGCTAAATTCAGCAATGCAAAAGAGATTTATTCAATGGAAATTAATCCTAATTCTTTTTATTATCTTAATGAGAACATAAACTTAAATAAAATTAACAATATCACTCCACTTTTAGGAGACTGCAGTCAGTTGACACCTAATTACAATGCAGATAGAATTTTAATGGGATATGTTAAAACAACTCATCATTATCTTAAAACAGCGGTTGATTCATTAAATAGCGGTGGAATAATCCATTATCATGAAACAGTACCTGAAAAACTAATGGAAACACGTCCAATATCTCGTATTAGACAGGCAGCAAAAGATAGGGAAGTTGAATTGTTAAATATTCAAAAAATAAAAAAGTATTCTCCCGGAGTTATGCATGTTGTTGTAGATGCTAGGATAAATTAGATATTGCATCTAAAAGTTTCTCATTTAACCATTCTGGAGTTATATATTTATCATAAATACATAATCTTTCAGTTAAGTTAAAACCAACATTATTTGTAAGTTTTTCAAGTTCTTCTAATGCAGGCCATGGGGATGTTGGATTAACAAAGTCTTTTGAAATCGGTGAAACACCACCCCAATCATCTGCACCACATAATAAGAATATCTGAGCAGTATCATAATTTAAGTTAGGTGGAACTTGTATTGAGACATCACTATCCTTAAATAATAACTTTGCAGCCACTACAGTACGAATCATATCCATTAAACTAGGTTCTTCACAGTTTTCCATCTCAATACCTGGGCTCACTGTAAAGTTTTGAATAATCACTTCCTGAATATGATTGTATTTATCAGATAGTTCTTTAATTGTTAGTAAAGAATCAGCTATTTCTTCTTTTGTTTCTCCAATACCAATTAAAATTCCTGTGGTATAGGGTATTTTAAGTTTTCCAGCATTACTTATTGTATCAATTCTCAATTCTGGATCTTTTCCAGGACTTCTTCTATGAGCTATTGTTTCCATTAATCTTTTTGAAGAATTTTCCAACATTAAACCCATTGATGCATTAACTTCTTTTAATTTTTTAAGTGCATCATAGCTAAAATTTCCACCATTGGTATGAGGCAATAATTTAGTTTCATTTAATGTCATTAAACAGACATCATAGATATAATCAATCATATTTTTATATCCTTTATCCTCAAGAGCTTTAACAACTGCAGGGCTTTCATCTGCATCTTCTCCAAAAGTAAATAATGCTTCTTTACATCCCTGTTTTTCAGCTATTTTCAATTCTTCAAGAATTTCATCCATATCCTTTAAGATTATGGCATTTTTATCTTCAGGTGTTTTTTTAAAATTGCAGTATCCGCAGTCATTTCTGCAGATTTCAGTTAAAGGGATAAAAATATTTTTAGAATAAGTAATGGTGTTATTCTCTTCATTATTAACTGTCTGTTTCATTAAATCGAGTATTTCTTCTTTTTCTGCAGTTAAAAATGAGAGAATTTCTTCTTTTGTATAGTTCATTTTATCATTTATCTTTCATTGTCTGAAACAGTAACTTCGACATATAATGGAGGGAGTTCATGTTTATCTTCCCAAATTGCTATTATAACATCACAATCTGGAAGTTCAAATACTTTATATTCTACAACAAGACCCATTCCCTCTAACTCTTTTTTCATTCTTGTAAAACCATGTGAATCAACAGCAGTTGTTGGTTCTTCTTTAGATTGGATGTGTTTATCTCCAAGCTCAAGAATGTCTCTTATTTTTTCATCAGAAGTTACTTCTTTTCCTCCAAGAAGTTCTCCAATTTCATTAATTTTATCGTGGAACTGGTCAAGGGGAATTACAGATCTTGATCTGCCTCTAACAATTAGAATTTTTTCATTATCTATAGCTGGTTGTGATCCTTTAAATGCATCAAAAAAACCCATTACTTGTCCAGCTACTTCGTATAATTTTTGCATCTAATCAAATCCTTATTGAACATCTAATTCTTCTTTTAATTCACCCATAGTTGTTACTTTTTCTGCATAAGCATTGTGTCTATGGATACTTTCATAATTTTCTTGACGTGCTGTAATTAAAGTGTCATCAGGGAAATCTCCATACATGTTGACAATTTTTTCCATCATGTTTCTAACACAGTCTTCAACAAAAACAGGATTTTTATGAGCAGACATTACAACAGCATTTTCATCAGGTCTTTTTAATAATTCACAAACTGGAGAACTCATAGAAGATTCAATCATATTGATTATGTCTTCCCCTTTTACAATGTATTTTTCAGGAACTTCTATTAATAAGGTTCCAACTCCTCTTTGGTTGTGGGAAGCAAATGTTACAGTGTTTAAGACTTTTTCTGTTGTTTCTTCATCTAAGAATTCTAATAATTTGTTTTTATCAGATTCTTTCACAGATTCTTGTGCACAAGGACAAACAGTCATTCCTGTTACTTCTGCACCAATGCTTTTTCTGATTTTTATATCTTCATTGTCATCTCTGACTCCAACAGCTTTTGCTATAAGTTTAGCCATTTCTTGTGTTTTGTTTTTTGTCACTGGAGATTCTTTAACAAACATATAATCTGTAACCATTGAAACTTCAACACGTTTTGCATATTCGTGCTTTTTCATCATTTTATTCACGATTTCAGCACATATGATTTCAACTTCAACAGATTTGTCATTTGCAACGTCTTCCATTACTTCACTAATAGCCTCAGGGCTTCTAGACATATGTACTCCTTTTTGATCATTTGGTAAATCTACAAATGCATCAAAAGTAGGTACTAATATAATAGGTCT is part of the Methanobrevibacter woesei genome and encodes:
- the comC gene encoding L-sulfolactate dehydrogenase, which produces MKITKDNEISLVKEILKKLGASEEDCELVAEATIDADLKGFTSHGLGRFPQYLKSIEAGTINLEDNITIEKETPAIALINGNSGFGQAVSYKAMKLAIKKAKEIGVGCVGVHNSNHFGVTGFYSDLAIRDGVIGLVIANTEPAIAPLGASKALLGTNPIAIGIPSDTYIALDMATSATARGKLLEARRKGNSIPEGWALDADGNPTTDPDEGLKGSILPFGAHKGYGLAFMIELLTGPLVSAAWGKEVTGTADPTKDCTKGDLYLAIDPSKFVDPETFKEQTEAFCQEVRDTGDTFVPGDLEVKRIAEAEANGMEIDEKLYEQLKEICSDLEIDIDSYLEE
- the purM gene encoding phosphoribosylformylglycinamidine cyclo-ligase; translation: MVTYSESGVDIDLEAVTVDKLASKLKSTLKYRDIITDSGHYAALVRLGDKAIAMSTDGVGSKILIAKMMNKFDTVGIDCIAMVVNDILCVGAEPIALVDYLAVEEPNPEMASEIAEGLVKGAIESKIAIIGGETASLPGIIKDFDIAGTGIGFVDVDKIITGEDITPGNVLIGIESNGIHSNGYSLARKALFDDAGYAIDDKMPNGDTTIGEELLRPTTLYVEPIVRLFKENYKINGLAHITGGGFTNLKRLKKNVGYEINDLPEVPEIFKLIYEQNVPLKEMYKVFNMGVGFVVITEEEEADKIMETLKEYCNCQIIGKVIEEDKIVVKTFEGTEVEY
- a CDS encoding beta-CASP ribonuclease aCPSF1, with the protein product MTSEILEDIKKAIIGKLPAETQVSKVEFEGPEVVIYTKNPEIITENGDLIRTLAKDLRKRIIIRSDKSVLLSPEKTIEKVHEIVPDGAEITDIYFDTVTGEVVITAKKPGLVIGKFGATSRNIVKNTGWAPKILRTPPISSEIIGKIRGILKNSSKDRKKMLQRLGKQIHQGSKYPNDWARVTSMGGFKEVGRSSMLLQTPNSRVLLDCGVNVAATDNKNAFPYLNVPEFSIEELDAVIISHAHLDHCGFLPYLYHYGYEGPVYCTTPTRDLMTLLQLDHIDIAHREGNPLPFNVKHVQKAIKNTITLDYGEVTDISPDIRLTLHNAGHILGSAMSHMHIGDGAHNLVYTGDFKYERSRLLEPATTRFPRSETVIMESTYGGREDVQPSRNSAEKEMMKTIYKTLKRGGKVLVPVFAVGRAQELMVVLEEYMRHGMIEEVPIYIDGMIWEATAIHTARPEYLSKDLRDQIFHMGRNPFISDMFLKVQSLDQRKELVESKQPAIILSTSGMLTGGNSVEYFKWLCEDERNTLIFVGYQSEGSLGRRIQKGWKEVPLEEDGKTKVFNVKMEIKTINGFSGHSNRRQLMDYVKRLNPRPEKVITCHGDPYKTVDLASSVHRSYKIETKTPLNLDCVRIQ
- the psmB gene encoding archaeal proteasome endopeptidase complex subunit beta — translated: MKDKILEGTTTVGITCKDGVVFASERRATMGNLVAHKVAEKIFKIDDHIVTTIAGSVGDAQNLMKIIEAEVSLYQLRNNDKISIKAAASLTANILRSGPAYVQTLLGGVDDEGPSIYSLDPAGGMIKDTYISTGSGSITAYGVLEDRFHDEITVEEGLEVAVRAIKAAAERDTYSGNGFLVAKVDENGYEMLDNEKVNDILEKI
- a CDS encoding class I SAM-dependent methyltransferase — protein: MKWKKIGDILVVDDKFGDKSLEELKSIANKEKVESIIEIDNIYGVKREPHYKFLLGSKSETINKENGCYFKLDLTKVMWSKGNVNERIRIANLVEDDETIIDMFAGIGYFSIPIAKFSNAKEIYSMEINPNSFYYLNENINLNKINNITPLLGDCSQLTPNYNADRILMGYVKTTHHYLKTAVDSLNSGGIIHYHETVPEKLMETRPISRIRQAAKDREVELLNIQKIKKYSPGVMHVVVDARIN
- the cofG gene encoding 7,8-didemethyl-8-hydroxy-5-deazariboflavin synthase subunit CofG; amino-acid sequence: MNYTKEEILSFLTAEKEEILDLMKQTVNNEENNTITYSKNIFIPLTEICRNDCGYCNFKKTPEDKNAIILKDMDEILEELKIAEKQGCKEALFTFGEDADESPAVVKALEDKGYKNMIDYIYDVCLMTLNETKLLPHTNGGNFSYDALKKLKEVNASMGLMLENSSKRLMETIAHRRSPGKDPELRIDTISNAGKLKIPYTTGILIGIGETKEEIADSLLTIKELSDKYNHIQEVIIQNFTVSPGIEMENCEEPSLMDMIRTVVAAKLLFKDSDVSIQVPPNLNYDTAQIFLLCGADDWGGVSPISKDFVNPTSPWPALEELEKLTNNVGFNLTERLCIYDKYITPEWLNEKLLDAISNLS
- a CDS encoding DUF2120 family protein, which encodes MQKLYEVAGQVMGFFDAFKGSQPAIDNEKILIVRGRSRSVIPLDQFHDKINEIGELLGGKEVTSDEKIRDILELGDKHIQSKEEPTTAVDSHGFTRMKKELEGMGLVVEYKVFELPDCDVIIAIWEDKHELPPLYVEVTVSDNER
- the mptA gene encoding GTP cyclohydrolase MptA, translating into MVVCLPDTQDDSPNIPISLTRVGVTGVKKLLQLERKDKRPIILVPTFDAFVDLPNDQKGVHMSRSPEAISEVMEDVANDKSVEVEIICAEIVNKMMKKHEYAKRVEVSMVTDYMFVKESPVTKNKTQEMAKLIAKAVGVRDDNEDIKIRKSIGAEVTGMTVCPCAQESVKESDKNKLLEFLDEETTEKVLNTVTFASHNQRGVGTLLIEVPEKYIVKGEDIINMIESSMSSPVCELLKRPDENAVVMSAHKNPVFVEDCVRNMMEKIVNMYGDFPDDTLITARQENYESIHRHNAYAEKVTTMGELKEELDVQ